A window from Gallus gallus isolate bGalGal1 chromosome 5, bGalGal1.mat.broiler.GRCg7b, whole genome shotgun sequence encodes these proteins:
- the SOUL gene encoding SOUL protein: METGGCRMSGAEPSGPAAITLEDLDGMTEESPDSAYHSHGSSLEEEGAERMDDEEQERLLNYWQSVGRGHQVDVPRDMAEPIQQLTRNNSPQERQSIPFTLIQRKEKLGDLLYEKRQYGKAKWACIKMKEKQYEQSICLGFMKLMRYICEQNSSGLYLGITIPIVTIVHTNESQSEMRQAVTVAYYLPEVLQDQPPHPFDSDIIIEEWPSTIVYSRSFRGITNEDSIMREINLLAEILESPELCLQDTFIIAGYTNPAAANRHNEIWFLQRP, from the exons ATGGAGACGGGCGGGTGTCGCATGAGCGGCGCGGAGCCGAGCGGCCCGGCCGCCATCACGCTGGAGGATCTGGACGGCATGACGGAGGAGAGCCCCGACTCGGCGTACCACAGCCACGgcagcagcctggaggaggagggggccGAGCGCATGGACGACGAGGAGCAGGAGCGGCTGCTGAACTACTGGCAGAGCGTGGGCAGGGGGCACCAGGTGGACGTGCCCCGCG ATATGGCAGAGCCCATCCAGCAGCTGACCCGAAACAACAGCCCCCAGGAGAGGCAGAGCATCCCCTTCACCCTCATCCAGCGCAAAGAAAAG CTCGGAGACCTGCTCTATGAAAAGCGTCAGTATGGGAAGGCCAAGTGGGCCTGCATAAAGATGAAGGAGAAGCAGTACGAGCAGAGCATCTGCCTGGGCTTCATGAAGCTCATGAGGTACATCTGTGAGCAGAACTCCTCAG GGCTGTACCTGGGGATAACCATCCCCATTGTGACCATCGTCCACACCAACGAGTCTCAGTCGGAGATGAGGCAGGCGGTGACGGTGGCATACTACCTGCCCGAGGTGCTGCAGGATCAGCCACCTCATCCCTTTGACTCCGACATCATCATTGAAGAATGGCCTTCTACTATTGTTTATAGTAG GAGCTTCAGAGGAATCACCAACGAAGACTCTATCATGAGAGAAATAAACCTGCTGGCAGAGATCCTGGAGAGCCCCGAGCTGTGTCTGCAGGACACGTTCATCATCGCCGGGTACACaaaccctgctgctgccaacagACACAACGAGATCTGGTTCCTGCAGAGGCCGtag
- the FKBP3 gene encoding peptidyl-prolyl cis-trans isomerase FKBP3: MAAATAPAQPWSAEELRSEALPKKDIIKFLQEHAAQAFLAEHRLLGQVKNVAKTANKEQLIAAYTQLFHTQRFKGTDGAERAAEKAKPGKAEGEKEKDKAAKAEEPAEEGPPKYTKSILKKGDKTNFPKKGDTVHCWYTGKLQDGTVFDTNVQTSSKKKKAAKPLSFKVGVGKVIRGWDEALLTMSKGEKAQLEIEPEWAYGKKGQPDAKIPPNAKLFFEVELVDIE; this comes from the exons ATGGCGGCGGCCACGGCGCCCGCGCAGCCCTGGAGCGCGGAGGAGCTGCGGAGCGAGGCGCTGCCCAAGAAGGACATCATTAAGTTCCTGCAGGAGCACGCGGCGCAGGCG TTCCTGGCCGAGCACCGCCTGCTGGGGCAGGTGAAGAACGTGGCCAAGACGGCCAACAAGGAGCAGCTGATCGCGGCCTACACGCAGCTGTTCCACACTCAG CGCTTTAAGGGCACGGACGGAGCCGAGCGGGCGGCGGAGAAGGCGAAGCCCGGGAAGGCGGagggggagaaggagaaagacaaAGCGGCGAAGGCCGAGGAGCCCGCGGAGGAG GGGCCGCCGAAGTACACCAAATCCATCTTAAAGAAGGGCGACAAAACCAACTTCCCAAAGAAAGGGGACACCGTGCACTGCTGGTACACCGGGAAGCTGCAGGACGGAACCGTGTTCGACACCAACGTTCAGACGA GctcaaagaagaagaaagcagccaAACCTTTAAGTTTCAAAGTCGGCGTAGGAAAAGTTATCAGAGGT TGGGATGAAGCTCTCTTAACTATGAGTAAAGGAGAGAAGGCTCAGCTGGAAATCGAACCTGAGTGGGCGTATGGCAAGAAAGGGCAGCCGGATGCTAA AATTCCACCAAATGCAAAACTTTTCTTTGAAGTGGAATTGGTGGATATTGAGtga